From the Lolium rigidum isolate FL_2022 chromosome 2, APGP_CSIRO_Lrig_0.1, whole genome shotgun sequence genome, one window contains:
- the LOC124692586 gene encoding wall-associated receptor kinase 2-like isoform X1, with amino-acid sequence MLLALLTVLAWAWPAAASVASQPIGSTCQRRCGGVDIPYPFGIGHGCYLYTGENDLTFGLTCNLTAAGSYAPFCGGLEVLSVSLPRGKARVRNNISAWCYNATSRSMDDQSGNLWTDVSDSSFTLSDEENRLTVVGCNSLAYVSSSSVSQFATGSDYMTGCMATCPGGAAAVRQLENGSCAGMGCCQAAIPKEINSYGVVFEEKFNTSQIKSFSRCSYAVLVEASAFDFRTTYVTTGDFMESTGGAVPLVLDWVVGKETCQEARRNATAYACVSGHSVCVDSRNGPGYLCKCSRGYEGNPYLQGGCRDINECEGGEYPCSVPGTCINTPGGSRCTCPDETIGNAYTGTCEAEKSQLGVHIAIGVSVSVVVLVISMSCAYMIHEKRSLATVKKRYFKQHGGLLLFEEMKAKQGVSFTLFTKEELEEATGKFDECNVLGNGGNGTVYKGTLKDSRTVAIKKCKLIDERQKKEFGKEMLILSQINHRNIVKLYGCCLEVEVPMLVYEFIPNGTLYQLIHGGDRHHHQGSRVSFATRLKIAHESAEALAYLHSWALPPIIHGDVKSPNILIDDNYTVKVSDFGASTLAPTDEAQFVTFVQGTCGYLDPEYMQTSKLTDRSDVYSFGVVLLELLTSRKALNLQATEGEVKNLSSHFLLAANARRLDEIVDVQIVNEESIEPIEQVAGLAKQCLEMNSEKRPSMREVAEELGRLRKLLKHPWDQRSSEEEMRGLLVGSPTPSTYSDVELSNAYVSLDDSAYLGVQSPR; translated from the exons ATGCTCCTCGCGTTGCTCACCGTGCTCGCTTGGGCGTGGCCCGCCGCGGCATCGGTGGCATCGCAGCCAATCGGATCAACATGCCAGCGCCGGTGCGGTGGCGTGGACATCCCGTACCCGTTCGGCATCGGCCACGGCTGCTACCTCTACACGGGCGAGAACGATCTCACCTTCGGCCTCACCTGCAACCTCACCGCGGCAGGCAGCTACGCCCCCTTCTGCGGCGGCCTGGAGGTCCTGTCCGTCTCCCTGCCCCGCGGCAAGGCGCGCGTCCGCAACAACATCAGCGCCTGGTGCTACAACGCCACGTCCCGGTCCATGGACGACCAGAGCGGCAACCTGTGGACGGACGTCTCCGACTCCTCCTTCACGCTGTCGGACGAGGAGAACCGGCTCACCGTCGTGGGCTGCAACTCGCTCGCCTACGTGAGCTCCTCCTCGGTGTCCCAGTTCGCCACGGGCTCTGACTACATGACCGGGTGCATGGCCACGTGCCCGGGAGGCGCTGCCGCTGTGCGGCAGCTGGAGAATGGCTCCTGCGCTGGCATGGGGTGCTGCCAGGCCGCCATCCCCAAGGAGATCAACTCCTACGGGGTGGTGTTCGAGGAAAAGTTCAACACCTCCCAGATCAAGAGCTTCAGCCGCTGCAGCTACGCCGTCCTGGTTGAGGCGTCGGCGTTCGACTTCCGGACCACCTACGTCACCACCGGTGACTTCATGGAGTCCACCGGCGGGGCGGTGCCGCTGGTGCTTGACTGGGTCGTAGGGAAGGAGACGTGCCAGGAGGCGAGACGGAACGCCACGGCCTACGCCTGCGTCAGCGGCCACAGCGTGTGCGTCGATTCCAGAAACGGCCCGGGATATCTCTGCAAGTGCTCTCGTGGATACGAAGGCAACCCATACTTGCAAGGCGGCTGCCGAG ATATTAACGAGTGCGAGGGGGGCGAGTACCCGTGCTCTGTTCCTGGTACCTGCATCAACACTCCTGGGGGATCCAGGTGCACTTGCCCTGACGAGACGATAGGCAATGCTTATACCGGCACATGCGAGGCGGAGAAATCTCAACTTGGAGTGCACATCGCAATTG GTGTTAGCGTCAGTGTAGTTGTACTAGTAATCAGCATGTCTTGTGCTTATATGATCCACGAAAAGAGGAGCCTCGCCACTGTTAAAAAGAGGTACTTCAAGCAGCATGGAGGCCTCTTGCTGTTCGAGGAAATGAAGGCAAAACAGGGAGTGTCCTTCACACTGTTCACCAAGGAGGAGCTAGAAGAGGCAACGGGCAAATTTGACGAGTGCAACGTGCTCGGAAATGGAGGCAACGGGACCGTCTACAAGGGAACCCTGAAAGACAGCAGGACCGTCGCCATAAAGAAGTGCAAGCTCATCGACGAGAGGCAGAAGAAGGAGTTCGGGAAGGAGATGCTCATCCTATCCCAGATCAATCACCGGAACATCGTCAAGCTATACGGCTGCTGCCTCGAGGTGGAGGTCCCCATGCTCGTCTACGAGTTCATCCCCAACGGCACCCTGTACCAGCTCATCCACGGCGGCGACCGGCACCACCACCAGGGGTCGCGTGTCTCCTTCGCGACGCGCCTCAAGATCGCGCATGAGTCCgcagaggcgctcgcgtacctacACTCCTGGGCCTTGCCCCCGATCATCCACGGCGACGTGAAGTCTCCCAACATACTCATCGACGACAACTACACCGTCAAAGTTTCAGACTTTGGGGCCTCCACGCTGGCCCCGACTGATGAGGCCCAGTTCGTGACGTTCGTGCAAGGGACCTGCGGCTACCTCGACCCGGAGTACATGCAGACCTCCAAGCTGACGGACAGGAGCGACGTCTACAGCttcggcgtcgtcctcctcgagcTGCTCACGAGCAGAAAGGCGCTGAACCTTCAGGCGACCGAGGGCGAGGTGAAGAACCTCTCCTCTCATTTCCTCCTTGCTGCGAACGCGAGGAGGCTCGACGAGATAGTGGACGTTCAGATCGTCAACGAGGAGAGCATTGAGCCGATCGAGCAGGTGGCCGGGCTAGCAAAGCAATGTCTTGAGATGAACAGCGAGAAGAGGCCATCGATGCGGGAGGTTGCCGAAGAGCTAGGCAGGCTAAGGAAGCTTCTGAAACATCCATGGGATCAAAGGAGTTCCGAAGAGGAGATGCGGGGTTTGCTTGTTGGGTCGCCAACACCAAGCACATATTCTGATGTTGAACTGAGCAATGCCTATGTCAGCTTGGACGACTCTGCGTATCTAGGAGTGCAATCTCCGCGGTGA
- the LOC124692586 gene encoding wall-associated receptor kinase 2-like isoform X2: MLLALLTVLAWAWPAAASVASQPIGSTCQRRCGGVDIPYPFGIGHGCYLYTGENDLTFGLTCNLTAAGSYAPFCGGLEVLSVSLPRGKARVRNNISAWCYNATSRSMDDQSGNLWTDVSDSSFTLSDEENRLTVVGCNSLAYVSSSSVSQFATGSDYMTGCMATCPGGAAAVRQLENGSCAGMGCCQAAIPKEINSYGVVFEEKFNTSQIKSFSRCSYAVLVEASAFDFRTTYVTTGDFMESTGGAVPLVLDWVVGKETCQEARRNATAYACVSGHSVCVDSRNGPGYLCKCSRGYEGNPYLQGGCRDINECEGGEYPCSVPGTCINTPGGSRCTCPDETIGNAYTGTCEAEKSQLGVHIAIGVSVSVVVLVISMSCAYMIHEKRSLATVKKRYFKQHGGLLLFEEMKAKQGVSFTLFTKEELEEATGKFDECNVLGNGGNGTVYKGTLKDSRTVAIKKCKLIDERQKKEFGKEMLILSQINHRNIVKLYGCCLEVEVPMLVYEFIPNGTLYQLIHGGDRHHHQGSRVSFATRLKIAHESAEALAYLHSWALPPIIHGDVKSPNILIDDNYTVKVSDFGASTLAPTDEAQFVTFVQGTCGYLDPEYMQTSKLTDRSDVYSFGVVLLELLTSRKALNLQATEGEVKNLSSHFLLAANARRLDEIVDVQIVNEESIEPIEQVAGLAKQCLEMNSEKRPSMREVAEELGRLRKLLKHPWDQRSSEEEMRGLLVGSPTPSTYSDVELSNAYVSLDDSAYLGVQSPR; the protein is encoded by the exons ATGCTCCTCGCGTTGCTCACCGTGCTCGCTTGGGCGTGGCCCGCCGCGGCATCGGTGGCATCGCAGCCAATCGGATCAACATGCCAGCGCCGGTGCGGTGGCGTGGACATCCCGTACCCGTTCGGCATCGGCCACGGCTGCTACCTCTACACGGGCGAGAACGATCTCACCTTCGGCCTCACCTGCAACCTCACCGCGGCAGGCAGCTACGCCCCCTTCTGCGGCGGCCTGGAGGTCCTGTCCGTCTCCCTGCCCCGCGGCAAGGCGCGCGTCCGCAACAACATCAGCGCCTGGTGCTACAACGCCACGTCCCGGTCCATGGACGACCAGAGCGGCAACCTGTGGACGGACGTCTCCGACTCCTCCTTCACGCTGTCGGACGAGGAGAACCGGCTCACCGTCGTGGGCTGCAACTCGCTCGCCTACGTGAGCTCCTCCTCGGTGTCCCAGTTCGCCACGGGCTCTGACTACATGACCGGGTGCATGGCCACGTGCCCGGGAGGCGCTGCCGCTGTGCGGCAGCTGGAGAATGGCTCCTGCGCTGGCATGGGGTGCTGCCAGGCCGCCATCCCCAAGGAGATCAACTCCTACGGGGTGGTGTTCGAGGAAAAGTTCAACACCTCCCAGATCAAGAGCTTCAGCCGCTGCAGCTACGCCGTCCTGGTTGAGGCGTCGGCGTTCGACTTCCGGACCACCTACGTCACCACCGGTGACTTCATGGAGTCCACCGGCGGGGCGGTGCCGCTGGTGCTTGACTGGGTCGTAGGGAAGGAGACGTGCCAGGAGGCGAGACGGAACGCCACGGCCTACGCCTGCGTCAGCGGCCACAGCGTGTGCGTCGATTCCAGAAACGGCCCGGGATATCTCTGCAAGTGCTCTCGTGGATACGAAGGCAACCCATACTTGCAAGGCGGCTGCCGAG ATATTAACGAGTGCGAGGGGGGCGAGTACCCGTGCTCTGTTCCTGGTACCTGCATCAACACTCCTGGGGGATCCAGGTGCACTTGCCCTGACGAGACGATAGGCAATGCTTATACCGGCACATGCGAGGCGGAGAAATCTCAACTTGGAGTGCACATCGCAATTG GTGTTAGCGTCAGTGTAGTTGTACTAGTAATCAGCATGTCTTGTGCTTATATGATCCACGAAAAGAGGAGCCTCGCCACTGTTAAAAAGAGGTACTTCAAGCAGCATGGAGGCCTCTTGCTGTTCGAGGAAATGAAGGCAAAACAGGGAGTGTCCTTCACACTGTTCACCAAGGAGGAGCTAGAAGAGGCAACGGGCAAATTTGACGAGTGCAACGTGCTCGGAAATGGAGGCAACGGGACCGTCTACAAGGGAACCCTGAAAGACAGCAGGACCGTCGCCATAAAGAAGTGCAAGCTCATCGACGAGAGGCAGAAGAAGGAGTTCGGGAAGGAGATGCTCATCCTATCCCAGATCAATCACCGGAACATCGTCAAGCTATACGGCTGCTGCCTCGAGGTGGAGGTCCCCATGCTCGTCTACGAGTTCATCCCCAACGGCACCCTGTACCAGCTCATCCACGGCGGCGACCGGCACCACCACCAGGGGTCGCGTGTCTCCTTCGCGACGCGCCTCAAGATCGCGCATGAGTCCgcagaggcgctcgcgtacctacACTCCTGGGCCTTGCCCCCGATCATCCACGGCGACGTGAAGTCTCCCAACATACTCATCGACGACAACTACACCGTCAAAGTTTCAGACTTTGGGGCCTCCACGCTGGCCCCGACTGATGAGGCCCAGTTCGTGACGTTCGTGCAAGGGACCTGCGGCTACCTCGACCCGGAGTACATGCAGACCTCCAAGCTGACGGACAGGAGCGACGTCTACAGCttcggcgtcgtcctcctcgagcTGCTCACGAGCAGAAAGGCGCTGAACCTTCAGGCGACCGAGGGCGAGGTGAAGAACCTCTCCTCTCATTTCCTCCTTGCTGCGAACGCGAGGAGGCTCGACGAGATAGTGGACGTTCAGATCGTCAACGAGGAGAGCATTGAGCCGATCGAGCAGGTGGCCGGGCTAGCAAAGCAATGTCTTGAGATGAACAGCGAGAAGAGGCCATCGATGCGGGAGGTTGCCGAAGAGCTAGGCAGGCTAAGGAAGCTTCTGAAACATCCATGGGATCAAAGGAGTTCCGAAGAGGAGATGCGGGGTTTGCTTGTTGGGTCGCCAACACCAAGCACATATTCTGATGTTGAACTGAGCAATGCCTATGTCAGCTTGGACGACTCTGCGTATCTAG GAGTGCAATCTCCGCGGTGA